The Corynebacterium qintianiae genome has a window encoding:
- a CDS encoding DUF501 domain-containing protein has translation MTPTPEDLATVAEQLGRAPRGVLEISYRTPDGQPAVVKTAPKLDDGTPFPTLYYLTDPRLTAEASRLEVAQVMKWMEQRLATDAALAENYEAAHEHYLRERNAIEDLGTDFSGGGMPDRVKCLHVLIAYALAEGPDHVRLGTEAVALAADHGGLRGTAIPAEWPTPEELGIRDAVNQAVQEATGEELL, from the coding sequence ATGACCCCCACCCCCGAGGACCTCGCCACAGTCGCTGAGCAGCTCGGCCGCGCCCCGCGCGGCGTGCTCGAGATCTCCTACCGCACGCCCGACGGCCAGCCCGCGGTGGTCAAGACCGCTCCCAAGCTTGACGACGGCACCCCTTTCCCAACCCTCTACTACCTCACGGACCCGCGCCTGACCGCGGAGGCGTCGCGCCTCGAAGTCGCTCAGGTGATGAAGTGGATGGAGCAGCGCCTCGCCACCGACGCGGCCCTCGCGGAGAACTACGAGGCAGCCCACGAGCACTACCTCCGCGAGCGCAACGCCATCGAGGACCTCGGCACCGACTTCTCCGGCGGCGGCATGCCCGACCGCGTGAAGTGCCTCCACGTGCTCATTGCCTACGCCCTTGCCGAGGGGCCGGACCACGTCCGCTTGGGCACCGAGGCCGTCGCGCTCGCCGCCGACCACGGGGGCTTGCGAGGCACCGCCATTCCCGCCGAGTGGCCCACCCCCGAAGAACTCGGGATCCGGGACGCCGTCAACCAGGCCGTTCAGGAAGCGACAGGGGAGGAGCTGCTGTGA
- a CDS encoding glycosyltransferase produces MEPEASLELRENANVILGFFTSSMPHTQSGYSIRTQDVLKAWSQTGLEFVAITRVGYPLIVGRVPSQLREIWNGIEYRRIIPFVFRSSGAAKENLAVRALCAAARECNADLLYTTTDYKNATVVAKAAKICGLPWFYEVRGEMEKTWVARASGKGRDKRRNSEYYEKVRRAEEKCMHAAAQVIALSETSKGELCRRGIDSAKISVIPNSVDDHYFSHTYKRGDIREALGLPSGQWIGSVTSVVGYEGLDTLIKALRYLPSDMKVLIVGEGDCRPELEALAQREGFQDRVWFVGRQPYSEIWKWYAALDIFVLPRRDVEVCRHVTPLKALPAQALGVPVVASDLPAVREITGNIAHYFRADDPRELARAICLAYRNTVRLSEDGKRWAESRTRTQMSKQYKQLFMFTKRGNPEGE; encoded by the coding sequence GTGGAACCAGAGGCAAGCCTGGAACTGAGGGAGAACGCGAATGTGATTCTCGGTTTTTTCACGAGCAGTATGCCTCACACGCAGTCGGGATATTCAATTCGTACCCAAGATGTACTAAAGGCCTGGTCGCAAACGGGTCTAGAGTTCGTCGCAATCACTCGGGTAGGTTACCCATTAATCGTGGGTAGGGTTCCCTCACAGCTCCGAGAAATTTGGAACGGGATCGAATATCGCCGAATAATTCCTTTCGTCTTTCGTTCGAGCGGAGCGGCCAAGGAGAATTTGGCCGTGCGGGCGCTCTGCGCAGCTGCTCGAGAATGTAACGCAGATCTTCTTTACACCACGACAGATTACAAAAATGCGACGGTAGTGGCTAAGGCAGCGAAGATTTGTGGGCTGCCCTGGTTTTACGAGGTGCGGGGGGAAATGGAGAAGACCTGGGTAGCGCGGGCATCTGGCAAAGGTAGGGACAAGCGTCGAAATTCGGAATACTATGAAAAGGTTCGTCGCGCCGAAGAGAAGTGCATGCATGCTGCAGCTCAAGTGATTGCATTGAGTGAAACGTCAAAGGGAGAACTCTGTAGACGCGGCATTGATTCAGCAAAGATCAGCGTAATCCCGAATTCGGTGGACGACCATTATTTCAGCCACACTTACAAAAGGGGCGACATTCGCGAAGCTCTCGGATTACCATCCGGACAATGGATTGGGTCTGTTACCTCAGTTGTTGGGTATGAAGGTCTCGATACTCTCATCAAAGCACTGAGATACTTACCTTCAGATATGAAAGTATTGATAGTTGGTGAGGGGGATTGTCGTCCTGAACTGGAGGCGCTGGCCCAACGCGAAGGTTTCCAAGATCGCGTGTGGTTCGTGGGCCGACAGCCATACAGCGAGATTTGGAAATGGTATGCAGCTCTCGACATATTTGTTCTTCCCAGACGTGACGTCGAAGTGTGCCGGCACGTTACCCCGTTGAAGGCCCTACCGGCTCAAGCTTTGGGGGTACCTGTTGTGGCTTCAGATTTACCTGCAGTGCGCGAAATTACGGGAAATATCGCACACTACTTTAGGGCTGACGACCCTCGTGAGCTAGCGAGAGCAATCTGCCTAGCGTATCGTAACACCGTTAGGTTGTCGGAAGACGGCAAACGTTGGGCCGAGTCCAGAACCCGAACGCAGATGTCTAAACAATATAAGCAACTTTTCATGTTTACCAAACGGGGTAACCCCGAGGGAGAGTGA
- the wecB gene encoding non-hydrolyzing UDP-N-acetylglucosamine 2-epimerase, with translation MHKPKIMTVYGTRPEAIKVAPVITELQRDERFRSIVVSTGQHKEMLEQVNKRFGIEPDYDMALMKPGQSLNELVSRAMAGLDTIIDEVDPDVIISQGDTSTAMVAALAGFHRGAKIVHLEAGLRTGNICSPFPEEANRRIIGQVSTVHLAPTNESRENLRRENFRSKDIVVTGNSVIDALIAASKWTVEFEDETLKEAIESEKRLILVTTHRRENLTAMKEIGGAVQDLAKAFPDHVFALPLHLNPKVRDEVLPEVEHLPNVVITDPLPYDQFVALMNRAHIVLTDSGGVQEEAPSLGKPVLVMRENTERPEAVVAGTVKLVGTNRGLIVAEATTLLESEAAYKAMANAVNPYGDGKAAKRAVAAIGFLVGVGERLPEFEPGIM, from the coding sequence GTGCACAAACCCAAAATCATGACCGTTTACGGGACCCGGCCGGAGGCGATCAAGGTAGCTCCCGTGATCACCGAACTACAGCGAGACGAGCGATTCAGGTCCATCGTCGTTTCAACGGGACAGCACAAGGAAATGCTCGAGCAGGTGAATAAGCGCTTTGGAATCGAGCCGGATTACGACATGGCGCTGATGAAACCGGGACAGAGTCTCAATGAGCTAGTCTCCCGTGCGATGGCGGGCCTGGACACCATCATCGACGAAGTGGATCCCGATGTGATCATCTCCCAGGGGGATACGTCTACCGCGATGGTGGCAGCCCTAGCCGGGTTCCATCGTGGCGCAAAAATCGTCCATCTCGAGGCGGGTCTCCGCACCGGCAACATTTGCTCGCCATTCCCCGAGGAAGCTAACCGCCGAATCATCGGCCAGGTGTCGACGGTGCACCTCGCTCCCACGAACGAATCGCGCGAGAACCTTCGTCGAGAGAACTTCCGGTCGAAAGACATCGTGGTCACCGGAAACTCCGTGATTGACGCCCTAATCGCTGCCTCTAAATGGACGGTGGAGTTCGAGGATGAGACGCTGAAAGAAGCAATTGAGTCAGAAAAGCGACTCATCCTGGTCACCACACACCGACGAGAGAACCTAACCGCAATGAAGGAGATTGGCGGTGCGGTTCAGGATCTGGCTAAGGCGTTCCCTGACCACGTGTTCGCCCTCCCGCTGCACCTCAATCCCAAGGTGAGGGACGAAGTCCTCCCCGAAGTAGAGCACCTACCAAACGTGGTTATTACTGACCCTCTTCCTTACGACCAGTTCGTCGCCCTGATGAACCGAGCACATATTGTTCTGACGGATTCGGGCGGCGTGCAGGAGGAAGCACCCTCCCTCGGCAAGCCTGTGCTCGTCATGCGTGAGAACACGGAGCGACCCGAAGCGGTTGTGGCGGGCACCGTGAAGCTAGTGGGTACCAATCGCGGCTTGATCGTTGCCGAGGCTACAACGCTCCTCGAGTCCGAGGCGGCGTACAAGGCGATGGCAAATGCCGTTAACCCATACGGAGACGGTAAGGCGGCAAAGCGGGCGGTTGCAGCGATCGGATTTCTCGTAGGCGTCGGAGAGAGGCTTCCGGAGTTCGAACCGGGCATTATGTAG
- a CDS encoding FtsB family cell division protein: protein MTTRATPPENQPRRRPRTTTVPVVSRERERQERQKAKQKKRTSLFAQQDLTSWAILIAVILAVLLAIAVPLRNYYEGRSEIARLNDSIAALEQRKTDLETDIAKYQDPEYVKQEARRRLGVMEPGETAWRIIDPRMTHGENITTEEAPDERTWTEVMWDSLREVPAAPPAPATENPLPQ from the coding sequence ATGACCACACGCGCCACACCCCCGGAGAACCAGCCGCGCCGTCGACCCAGGACGACGACGGTTCCCGTGGTGTCGCGCGAGCGCGAACGGCAAGAGCGCCAGAAGGCTAAGCAGAAGAAGCGGACGAGTTTATTCGCCCAGCAAGACCTCACTAGCTGGGCGATCCTGATTGCGGTGATTCTCGCGGTGCTCCTCGCCATCGCAGTGCCGCTGCGCAACTACTACGAGGGCCGAAGCGAGATCGCGCGGCTCAACGACTCCATCGCTGCGCTTGAGCAGCGCAAGACCGACCTAGAGACGGACATCGCGAAGTACCAGGACCCGGAGTACGTCAAGCAGGAGGCCCGCCGCCGCCTCGGGGTGATGGAGCCGGGTGAGACGGCGTGGCGGATCATTGACCCGCGCATGACCCACGGCGAGAACATCACCACGGAGGAAGCCCCCGACGAGCGCACCTGGACCGAGGTCATGTGGGACAGCTTGCGCGAGGTGCCGGCTGCGCCACCGGCCCCAGCCACCGAGAACCCACTTCCGCAATAG
- a CDS encoding MazG nucleotide pyrophosphohydrolase domain-containing protein: MTVLVLDPRWPDMIPLNIRIRGRVEFTSEVPVSVRWALDSTDDTGNWLLTTDPTDPLVRNRIAAGEELIEVPSRRDPVLAATQTMSVARRRGEWERAMTHESLLPYLAEEAREFADAVRGGDTHELRKELSDVLLQVLFHSEIASDFDFADVAQAFVDKMRSRAPYLFDGSTGLVALEEQDRLWAEGKAREKEKEDLSAKSVPK; the protein is encoded by the coding sequence ATGACTGTCCTGGTTCTCGACCCCCGCTGGCCCGACATGATCCCCTTGAACATCCGGATCCGTGGCCGCGTCGAGTTCACCAGCGAGGTCCCCGTCTCTGTCCGCTGGGCCCTCGACAGCACCGACGACACCGGAAATTGGCTGCTCACGACGGATCCCACCGACCCCCTGGTGCGAAATCGCATCGCCGCCGGTGAGGAGCTCATCGAGGTCCCGAGCCGCCGCGACCCGGTCCTCGCAGCCACCCAGACCATGAGCGTCGCCCGGCGCCGCGGCGAGTGGGAGCGCGCGATGACGCACGAGAGCCTGTTGCCGTACCTGGCGGAGGAGGCGCGCGAGTTCGCCGATGCCGTGCGCGGGGGCGACACGCACGAGCTGCGCAAAGAGCTTAGCGACGTCCTCCTGCAGGTGCTCTTCCACTCCGAAATCGCCTCGGACTTCGATTTCGCGGACGTCGCCCAGGCGTTCGTGGACAAGATGCGCTCCCGCGCGCCCTACCTGTTCGACGGATCCACCGGCCTCGTCGCGCTCGAGGAGCAGGATCGCCTCTGGGCCGAGGGGAAAGCTCGAGAAAAGGAAAAGGAAGACCTCAGCGCGAAATCAGTGCCTAAATAA
- the wecC gene encoding UDP-N-acetyl-D-mannosamine dehydrogenase: MENPNKSTFETVCVVGLGYIGLPTAAFIASKGVKVTGVDVNPDFVERINRGEVPFVELGLDNLVRSVVERGLLTARSTQVPADAYIVCVPTPVRGENHEVDTKFINAAVEAMAPHLSPGALVVLESTSPPGTTREMAQLIIERRPDLSLNDGDENAISVAHCPERVLPGRIMEEMESNDRVIGGLTPRGTQMAVDLYSTFCTAELLTTDATTAEMAKLTENSFRDVNIAFANELSLICDRLGIDVWELIELANHHPRVNILQPGPGVGGHCIAVDPWFIVSSAPEESKLIRMARNVNNDKPQWVVDKVTEAIESLEKPVVSALGIAFKNDIADLRESPSRHIVRQLAEENPRAEIRVVEPNVGELPNDLKVLKNVRKQDLDEAVADSDIVLLLVNHREFLALDPSMIGAKTVIDTKGVWNFG, translated from the coding sequence GTGGAAAATCCAAATAAATCAACATTCGAAACCGTCTGCGTGGTGGGTTTGGGGTACATCGGACTTCCGACGGCGGCATTCATTGCGTCAAAGGGGGTCAAGGTTACAGGGGTAGACGTGAACCCTGATTTTGTCGAGAGGATTAACCGGGGCGAGGTGCCGTTCGTCGAACTCGGATTAGACAACCTCGTTAGGTCTGTCGTTGAACGCGGTTTGCTCACCGCTCGGTCGACACAGGTTCCGGCGGATGCCTACATCGTCTGTGTACCCACACCGGTCCGTGGGGAAAACCACGAGGTCGACACTAAATTTATCAACGCAGCAGTAGAGGCTATGGCCCCGCATCTATCCCCGGGCGCATTGGTTGTGCTTGAATCCACGTCACCTCCTGGAACTACTCGTGAGATGGCACAGTTGATTATTGAGAGGCGTCCGGACCTCTCGCTTAACGACGGGGACGAGAATGCAATATCCGTCGCGCACTGTCCCGAAAGAGTGCTGCCGGGGCGGATCATGGAAGAAATGGAGTCGAACGATCGCGTTATCGGCGGTTTGACCCCTCGTGGTACCCAGATGGCTGTCGACCTTTACTCGACGTTTTGCACTGCAGAGTTGCTCACCACGGACGCAACGACCGCGGAAATGGCCAAGCTCACAGAGAATTCCTTCCGGGACGTGAATATCGCATTCGCCAACGAACTATCATTAATTTGCGATCGTCTCGGAATTGATGTGTGGGAGCTTATCGAACTCGCTAACCATCACCCGCGAGTCAATATCCTTCAGCCGGGCCCAGGTGTGGGCGGCCACTGTATTGCGGTGGACCCGTGGTTTATAGTTTCTTCCGCACCGGAGGAGTCGAAACTAATAAGGATGGCGCGGAATGTCAACAACGATAAGCCTCAATGGGTTGTCGATAAAGTAACCGAAGCTATCGAGAGCTTAGAAAAGCCTGTGGTGTCAGCCTTGGGCATAGCTTTCAAGAATGACATTGCCGATTTGCGCGAGTCGCCTTCTAGGCACATCGTTCGTCAGCTAGCAGAGGAAAACCCGCGTGCGGAAATCAGGGTCGTTGAGCCAAACGTTGGCGAGTTACCGAACGATCTTAAAGTGCTGAAGAATGTTAGAAAGCAAGATTTAGACGAGGCTGTAGCGGACTCGGACATCGTTCTGTTGCTCGTCAACCACAGGGAGTTCTTGGCTCTCGACCCTTCAATGATCGGAGCGAAAACCGTGATCGACACTAAAGGGGTTTGGAACTTTGGATAG
- a CDS encoding lytic transglycosylase domain-containing protein — protein MAAGCGCAGIVMVVTAIVLIIALTGWIFSIFTDISPTQAREPVPADVPPAAAQAPPQIDVHAPGRTSDNLAEWAGPISAQTAIDPQAARAYGNAALIAQEAWPNCNLSWNTLAGIGWVETRHGTYTGHAFNAGRLNEDGVAEPAIIGPALDGSGNFAEIRDSDGGEYDNDTTHDRAVGPMQFLPGSWKIYGRDANGDGATDPQQIDDAALASANLLCADGRDLSTPEGWRDAIFAYNQSNDYVLKVRDAAANYALNQPAHR, from the coding sequence ATTGCCGCCGGGTGCGGGTGCGCGGGGATCGTCATGGTTGTCACCGCCATCGTCCTCATCATCGCGCTGACGGGCTGGATTTTCTCGATCTTCACCGACATCAGCCCCACCCAGGCTCGCGAGCCCGTGCCCGCCGACGTTCCCCCGGCAGCCGCGCAGGCGCCGCCGCAGATCGATGTCCACGCGCCGGGCCGGACCTCCGACAACCTCGCCGAGTGGGCGGGCCCGATTTCCGCGCAGACGGCCATCGACCCGCAGGCGGCGCGCGCGTACGGCAACGCCGCGCTGATCGCCCAGGAGGCCTGGCCGAACTGTAACTTGAGCTGGAACACGCTCGCCGGCATCGGCTGGGTGGAAACCCGCCACGGCACCTACACCGGCCACGCGTTCAACGCCGGGCGCCTCAACGAGGACGGCGTCGCGGAGCCCGCGATCATCGGCCCGGCGCTGGACGGTTCCGGGAATTTCGCCGAGATCCGCGACAGCGACGGCGGGGAGTACGACAACGACACCACCCACGACCGCGCGGTCGGCCCGATGCAGTTCCTCCCCGGCTCGTGGAAGATCTACGGGCGCGACGCCAACGGCGACGGCGCCACGGACCCGCAGCAGATCGACGATGCCGCGCTCGCCTCAGCGAACCTCCTGTGCGCCGACGGCCGCGACCTGTCTACCCCGGAAGGGTGGCGCGACGCGATCTTCGCCTACAACCAATCCAATGATTACGTGTTAAAAGTCCGCGATGCCGCAGCGAATTACGCGTTGAACCAGCCCGCGCACCGTTAA
- a CDS encoding glycosyltransferase, giving the protein MTSEDFKRHLEKRFSGSTEKPSPPIFTVRNVFPMESSITFSERREGDRGSLKVLYAGTIGRAQNLANSIEAAALAIDQGADVRLRFVGNGAGKDDLTRAAKIFNVPIELADRVSYKELSSHYQWADTALVHLTDWPALRMTVPSKTYELMESGIHITGVVDGETKGLIEALGAGVTVSPENPEQLAVMFLDLFSRTQLSKPDKKAAEWVRSQREVTARQNFLVAMEAVLQCSK; this is encoded by the coding sequence GTGACATCTGAGGATTTCAAGAGACATCTCGAGAAGCGCTTCTCGGGTAGTACCGAAAAGCCAAGTCCGCCGATTTTCACAGTTCGCAACGTTTTTCCAATGGAAAGTAGTATTACCTTCTCTGAACGCCGGGAAGGTGATAGAGGATCTTTGAAAGTGCTTTATGCAGGGACAATCGGTAGAGCGCAAAACTTAGCTAATTCGATCGAAGCAGCTGCGCTGGCTATCGACCAAGGAGCGGATGTTCGTCTTCGGTTCGTCGGAAATGGGGCTGGAAAAGACGATTTGACAAGAGCCGCAAAAATTTTCAATGTTCCAATAGAATTGGCCGATAGAGTGTCTTACAAGGAACTAAGCTCACACTATCAATGGGCTGATACGGCCCTAGTTCATCTCACCGACTGGCCGGCGCTCCGAATGACAGTCCCCTCTAAAACGTACGAGCTAATGGAAAGTGGTATCCATATAACCGGTGTAGTAGATGGCGAAACAAAAGGATTGATCGAAGCTTTAGGAGCCGGAGTTACTGTATCGCCAGAGAATCCCGAGCAATTGGCGGTTATGTTTCTCGACTTGTTTTCGAGAACGCAGCTCTCCAAACCTGATAAGAAAGCTGCGGAGTGGGTGCGGTCCCAGAGGGAAGTAACCGCTCGACAAAACTTTCTAGTGGCTATGGAGGCGGTACTCCAATGCTCAAAATAA
- a CDS encoding Ppx/GppA phosphatase family protein, with translation MTRTRTVAAVDCGTNSIRFLITRKHADGTQVEIARRNTIVRLGQGVDETGRLHPEAIERTRRALSAYVDEMLHENVSRVRMVATSATRDASNRDDFFAMTRELLGRIQPGAQAEVITGDEEAALSFAGATADIDPARGPFCVIDLGGGSTEFVTEHAAISTQMGCVRLTERFMRSNPPTEPELIDARVFTRERLSEARSVVDFADVGIFVGCAGTFTTLSALTQGLGEYDPVCIHLSEVAFADVRRITEQLRAQTSEQRAANPVISEGRADVIAAGSVVVEEIMSAIEQASAQRSFVISEKDILDGIVAGLSRTAN, from the coding sequence GTGACGCGGACCCGCACCGTCGCGGCCGTGGACTGCGGCACGAACTCCATCCGTTTCCTGATCACCCGCAAGCACGCCGACGGCACCCAGGTCGAAATAGCCCGCCGAAACACCATCGTCCGCCTCGGCCAGGGTGTCGACGAGACCGGGCGCCTGCACCCGGAGGCCATCGAGCGGACTCGTCGCGCGCTGAGTGCCTACGTGGACGAGATGCTCCACGAAAACGTCTCGCGGGTGCGCATGGTGGCCACCTCGGCCACGCGCGACGCGTCCAACCGCGATGACTTCTTCGCCATGACCCGCGAGCTCCTCGGCCGCATCCAGCCGGGCGCCCAAGCTGAGGTCATCACCGGCGACGAGGAGGCCGCACTCTCCTTCGCCGGCGCGACCGCGGATATCGACCCTGCCCGCGGCCCCTTCTGTGTGATCGACCTCGGAGGCGGCTCCACGGAGTTCGTCACCGAACACGCCGCCATTTCCACCCAGATGGGCTGCGTGCGCCTGACGGAGCGCTTCATGCGCTCCAACCCGCCGACGGAGCCCGAGCTTATCGACGCCCGCGTGTTTACCCGCGAGCGCCTCTCCGAAGCCCGCAGCGTGGTCGACTTCGCCGATGTCGGCATCTTTGTCGGCTGCGCCGGCACATTCACCACTCTCTCAGCGCTGACCCAGGGCCTGGGGGAGTATGACCCCGTGTGCATCCACTTGTCGGAGGTGGCCTTCGCTGACGTCCGCCGCATCACCGAGCAGCTGCGCGCACAGACGTCCGAGCAGCGTGCCGCCAACCCGGTCATCAGCGAGGGCCGCGCCGACGTCATCGCTGCCGGCAGCGTGGTCGTAGAGGAAATCATGAGCGCCATCGAGCAAGCCTCCGCTCAGCGCAGCTTCGTCATTAGCGAGAAAGACATCCTCGACGGTATCGTGGCCGGCCTCTCGCGCACTGCGAACTAA
- the eno gene encoding phosphopyruvate hydratase — MADIIHAFAREIMDSRGNPTVEAEVFLDDGAHGVAGVPSGASTGVHEAHELRDEDERYSGKGVRKAVDNVNEEIADAIAGIEADDQRLIDQTMIELDGTESKSRLGANAILGVSMAVAKAAAESAGLPLYRYIGGPNAHVLPVPMMNILNGGAHADSGVDVQEFMIAPIGAESFEEALRMGAEVYHALKSVLKAKGLSTGLGDEGGFAPSVDSTKAALDLIVEAVEKAGYTLGEDVALALDVASSEFHEDGVYNFEGGQHSSAEMIKVYAELVEQYPIVSIEDPLDEDDWDGYVELTRQIGDKVQIVGDDFFVTNPKRLAQGIEKKAANALLVKVNQIGTLTETFDAVDLAHRNGYRTMMSHRSGETEDTTIADLAVALGCGQIKTGAPARSERVAKYNQLLRIEQQLGEVAVYAGRSAFPRFAR; from the coding sequence GTGGCTGACATCATTCACGCATTCGCACGAGAGATCATGGATTCCCGCGGAAACCCGACCGTCGAGGCGGAGGTTTTCCTCGATGACGGCGCCCACGGCGTCGCCGGCGTGCCCTCCGGCGCGTCGACCGGCGTGCACGAGGCGCACGAGCTGCGCGACGAGGACGAGCGCTACTCCGGCAAGGGCGTGCGCAAGGCCGTGGACAACGTCAACGAGGAGATCGCCGACGCGATCGCCGGCATCGAGGCCGATGACCAGCGCCTCATCGACCAGACTATGATCGAGCTCGACGGCACCGAGAGCAAGTCGCGTCTGGGCGCGAATGCCATCCTGGGCGTTTCTATGGCCGTCGCTAAGGCGGCCGCTGAGTCGGCTGGCCTGCCGCTGTACCGCTACATCGGCGGCCCGAACGCGCACGTCCTGCCCGTGCCGATGATGAACATCCTCAACGGCGGCGCGCACGCCGACTCCGGTGTGGACGTCCAGGAGTTCATGATCGCCCCGATCGGCGCGGAGTCCTTCGAGGAGGCCCTGCGCATGGGTGCGGAGGTCTACCACGCGCTGAAGTCGGTGCTCAAGGCCAAGGGCCTGTCCACCGGTCTTGGCGACGAGGGCGGCTTCGCGCCGTCCGTCGATTCCACCAAGGCCGCACTCGACCTCATCGTCGAGGCCGTGGAGAAGGCCGGCTACACCCTCGGCGAGGACGTCGCGCTCGCGCTCGATGTCGCGTCGTCGGAGTTCCACGAGGACGGCGTGTACAACTTCGAGGGCGGCCAGCACTCCTCGGCTGAGATGATCAAGGTCTACGCCGAGCTGGTGGAGCAGTACCCGATCGTCTCCATCGAGGACCCGCTGGACGAGGATGACTGGGACGGCTACGTCGAGCTGACCCGCCAGATCGGCGACAAGGTGCAGATCGTCGGCGACGACTTCTTCGTCACCAACCCGAAGCGCCTGGCGCAGGGGATTGAGAAGAAGGCCGCCAACGCGCTGCTGGTCAAGGTCAACCAGATCGGTACCCTCACCGAGACCTTCGATGCGGTCGACCTCGCGCACCGCAACGGCTACCGCACGATGATGTCGCACCGTTCCGGCGAGACCGAGGACACCACCATCGCGGACCTCGCCGTCGCTCTTGGCTGCGGCCAGATCAAGACCGGCGCCCCCGCCCGCTCCGAGCGCGTGGCCAAGTACAACCAGCTCCTGCGCATTGAGCAGCAGCTCGGCGAGGTAGCCGTCTACGCCGGCCGCAGCGCCTTCCCGCGCTTCGCCCGCTAG